The following is a genomic window from Serratia ficaria.
CCCAGCCAACACTGCAAAAAATCCATGATAAATTGGTTGGTGGCGGTATTACATTCGCCTCTCGTGCAGCCCTGCAAATCGCCATATCTACCTACCTGGGCACCAAAGTTTTAGGCGGCATGCTCTTGCCGGTGATGACGAAATTAGCCGTGCGTGGAACCACAGGCGCTATGCTGGGTGGCATAGTAACCCAAGGGCTTATCTCCCGCGCATGCTCTACCTCGCGTCGCTTGCAGCATGAAAACCCTGGCCTGTGGCGGCGCTTGTCGGTGCATGACTACGATATGCTGTACTTCCTCTTTGAAGAGCCGTTGAAGCCTTACATCGCTGCTGGGCGCGAACTGCGCAATAATCCGCAAAACACGGAGAAATTTATCAGTGCTATCGAAAATATTTAGAGTCATCAGGAAGGTTATTGCTGAGGTCTCCGGGGCGCTGGTGATATCCGTCGGTGTGTTAGGGATGTTCATGACTGGGTTCCTGAGCGAAGGCATTATGCGTGTCGTGTGGCCGGTGGTTATCTTCATTGCTGCCCTGGCCATCTACGGTTTAACTTGGTTTATATCCGACAAAAAAGATAGAAAATAAATAGTTACATGAAAATTAAGCCGGCGAAATGCCGGCTTTTTTTTTGTTTGTACGGTGGGCCTAGTTGATCGCCAAAACCGATCGAAATCGAAATATTGATCTGTGTAATCGATTGTCAATTTCGATCGAATCAATGGTATTAATAGGTAAACACTCCAACACCAGGGTATCCCCCCAATAAGGCCCACGCAGATGGGCCTTTTTTACGCCGAGGTTATTTAGTCCATGGCTAAACGTGGTTTCGTCAGGTTTGCCGGCTTACTTTCTGCGCTATCTGTTGCGACGGGGTTCACCCGTTGGCCTGAGACGATGTTCATCTCTTGCATCGTCATGCTGGCCATCTGGCTACATGCAGAGTTTGATTGTCAGCCCTAAACCACCTCCCCAGGAGGTGGTTTAGGGCTGACAAAAAAAGGTCGCCGAAGCGACCTTTTTGCTGTCTGAACCCCGATCAGAACATCGGCTGCGCCATCTGCACCAGGGTAATCAGCGGCTGCGGATAAACCCCCAGCAGCAGCACCAGCGCCGCGGAGATCAAGACCACCACGCCGCCGGCGGTCAACGCCCAGTTGTTCGGGGTATCGCGCTGCAGCGATTCCGGCGCGCTGAGGAACAGGCTGACGGTGACGCGCAGATAGTAGTACAGGCCAATGGCACTGCCCACCACCACCGCGCCGGTCAGCCACCACAGGTGCGCGCTGACGCCCATCGCAATCACGAAGAACTTGCCGATGAAGCCCAGGGTCATCGGGATACCGGCCAGCGACAGCATCATCACCGTCATCACCGCGGACAGGATTGGCTTATGCCAGAACAGGCCGCGGTAGGAGAACAGCGAATCCGCATCCGGCCCGCGGTACGGGCTGGACATCAGGCTGACCACGCCGAACGCGCCCAGGCTGCTGAACAGGTAACCGGCCAGGTAAACCCCGGCGGTTTCCAGCGACAGCTGATGCGTTTGCACCGCAATCAGCGCCACCAGCAGATAGCCCAGGTGAGCGATCGACGAGTAGCCCAGCAGACGCTTGATGTTGGTCTGGCTGATGGCCATCAGGTTGCCGAACAGGATCGAACAGAAGGCGATGATCGACAGCACCAGGCGCAGCGCCTCGCTGTCGGCCGCCGGGGCGTACAGAAACAGGCGCATCACTACCGCGAAGATCGCAATCTTGCTGGCGGTGGCCAGGAAGGTCGAGACCGGCGCAGGCGCCCCCTGATACACGTCCGGCGTCCACAGCTGGAACGGCACCAGCGACAGCTTGAAGCCC
Proteins encoded in this region:
- the nuoN gene encoding NADH-quinone oxidoreductase subunit NuoN codes for the protein MTITPQQLIALLPLLIVGLTVVVVMLGIAWRRDHFINATLTVIGLNLALLSLYFVGQAGPMDVTPLLRVDGYSMFYTGLVLLASLATCTFAYPWLVGYPDNREEFYLLVLIAALGGILLASANHLASLFIGIELISLPLFGLVGYAYRQKRPLEAAIKYMLLSAAASSFLLFGMALLYAESGDLSLAGLGKSLQENMMHQPLILAGMGMMIVGLGFKLSLVPFQLWTPDVYQGAPAPVSTFLATASKIAIFAVVMRLFLYAPAADSEALRLVLSIIAFCSILFGNLMAISQTNIKRLLGYSSIAHLGYLLVALIAVQTHQLSLETAGVYLAGYLFSSLGAFGVVSLMSSPYRGPDADSLFSYRGLFWHKPILSAVMTVMMLSLAGIPMTLGFIGKFFVIAMGVSAHLWWLTGAVVVGSAIGLYYYLRVTVSLFLSAPESLQRDTPNNWALTAGGVVVLISAALVLLLGVYPQPLITLVQMAQPMF